A single Lactuca sativa cultivar Salinas chromosome 8, Lsat_Salinas_v11, whole genome shotgun sequence DNA region contains:
- the LOC111920626 gene encoding uncharacterized protein LOC111920626: protein MYGPYDKSGRRFSAALYTRTLSNLEKCDREWLVYSKELDKVFCFFCKVFRKGISKGKLGDEGYSDWHHVTSKVKEYEISLDHLTNRNKWFDMRKRLNLNETIDKVQYEQFKKERDYWKQVLLRIIAVVKFLAKHNLAFIGSNEKLYKKGNGNFLGVIEMLEEFDPVIKEHVRRITNEELHVHYLGHTIQNELILLIAQ, encoded by the exons ATGTATGGTCCCTACGATAAATCTGGTAGACGATTTTCTGCAGCTTTATATACAAGAACTTTATCAAATTTGGAGAAGTGTGATAGAGAATGGCTAGTATATTCGAAAGAGCTCGATAAggtattttgttttttttgtaaaGTGTTTAGAAAAGGGATTTCTAAAGGTAAATTAGGTGACGAAGGTTATTCGGATTGGCACCATGTTACTAGTAAAGTTAAAGAATACGAAATTTCCTTGGATCATCTCACCAATAGGAATAAGTGGTTTGATATGCGTAAAAGATTGAACTTgaatgaaacaattgataaagTGCAATACGAGCAATTCAAGAAAGAAAGAGATTACTGGAAACAAGTCCTTTTGCGAATCATTGCAGTAGTGAAGTTTCTTGCTAAGCATAATTTAGCATTCATTGGATCAAATGAAAAGTTGTATAAAAAAG GTAATGGAAATTTTTTGGGTGTCATTGAAATGTTAGAAGAGTTTGACCCAGTTATCAAAGAGCATGTGCGACGGATCACAAATGAAGAGCTTCATGTGCATTATCTTGGGCACACAATCCAAAACGAACTAATACTTTTGATAGCtcaataa
- the LOC111920627 gene encoding uncharacterized protein LOC111920627 produces MTIIVRYLKLSYNFVIVEESFLGFLNVDDTSGKGLFDITLEELKSFGLEIDDMRGQGYDNGANMKGIHQGVQKRFLDINPRAFYTPCGCHSLNLTLCDMANKCVKGKNFFGFIQRIYTIFANSTKRWEILKDNVKAWSLKSLCQTRWESRVESVKAIKMQLVDVREALLQVGEKDDDAAIASEATSLAEKELGDFEFLVSTVIWHEVLNHVNIVSKKLQSKDMHLDDAIIEINKLIGYSKDYRETGTEDKDLKLSCHRLEKALEFEERSDIDAEELYTELKLFETLETNEFSNPIDVLKFLKELDYFPNASIAYRILLSIPITVTYAEMRFSKLKLLKSYLHSIISQERLSGLAMISIENEILESIDYEELFNQFAIKNARRASRIVS; encoded by the exons ATGACTATAATAGTTAGGTATTTAAAGTTATCATATAATTTTGTTATTGTCGAGGAGTCATTTTTAGGTTTTTTGAATGTTGATGATACCTCTGGAAAAGGACTATTTGATATTACACTTGAGGAGTTAAAGTCTTTTGGTCTTGAAATTGATGATATGCGTGGTCAAGGCTATGATAATGGAGCAAACATGAAAGGAATACACCAAGGAGTGCAAAAGAGATTTTTAGATATAAATCCTAGAGCATTTTACACTCCTTGTGGTTGCCATTCTCTTAATCTAACATTATGTGATATGGCTAACAAGTGTGTTAAAGGAAAGAACTTTTTTGGATTCATCCAACGCATTTATACCATCTTTGCAAATTCTACTAAGAGGTGGGAAATCCTAAAAGATAATGTAAAAGCTTGGAGTCTTAAGTCATTGTGTCAAACTCGGTGGGAAAGCCGAGTTGAGAGTGTAAAGGCTATTAAAATGCAACTTGTTGACGTACGAGAAGCTTTACTTCAAGTTGGAGAAAAAGATGATGATGCTGCAATTGCAAGTGAAGCAACTTCACTAGCAGAAAAAGAACTTGGTGACTTTGAATTTTTGGTATCAACTGTTATTTGGCATGAAGTGCTAAACCATGTGAATATTGTGAGTAAAAAGTTACAGTCAAAGGATATGCATCTTGATGATGCTATAATAGAAATAAACAAATTGATTGGGTACTCCAAGGATTATAGAGAAACTG GGACAGAAGATAAAGATCTTAAGTTGTCTTGTCATCGTCTTGAAAAAGCACTCGAGTTTGAAGAAAGATCGGATATTGATGCTGAGGAACTTTATACGGAGTTGAAATTATTTGAGACATTGGAAACCAATGAATTTAGCAACCCTATAgatgttttgaagtttttgaaagaACTTGATTATTTCCCAAATGCAAGCATTGCATATAGAATATTGTTAAGTATTCCAATAACGGTGACATATGCAGAAATGCGTTTTTCTAAGTTGAAGTTATTGAAGTCTTACTTACACTCCATAATATCCCAAGAAAGACTTAGTGGTTTGGCGATGATATCTATCGAGAACGAAATCTTAGAGAGTATAGACTACGAAGAGTTGTTCAACCAATTTGCTATCAAGAACGCTAGGAGAGCTTCACGGATTGTCAGTTAA